A region from the uncultured Bacteroides sp. genome encodes:
- a CDS encoding SH3 beta-barrel fold-containing protein, whose translation MENKESTNYQHLMLRALSIRHERIVTLNNALEIARQAEQLFQKMLGEEVEFSYLGQNGEIKNVRGTLNYYQQAFKHPYTPNPRNIFMPYYDLNAHRWCTFHVAFLLQFRNTCKHYETPPGSIVRGV comes from the coding sequence ATGGAAAACAAGGAAAGCACTAATTATCAGCATCTTATGCTACGTGCATTAAGCATTAGGCATGAAAGAATAGTTACATTAAACAACGCATTAGAAATAGCCCGGCAAGCAGAACAGCTTTTTCAAAAAATGCTGGGCGAAGAAGTCGAATTTTCTTATCTCGGGCAAAACGGAGAGATAAAAAACGTTAGAGGAACGCTGAATTACTATCAGCAAGCATTTAAACATCCTTACACACCCAACCCACGAAACATATTCATGCCTTACTACGACCTCAACGCACACAGATGGTGCACCTTTCATGTAGCATTTCTATTGCAATTTCGCAACACATGTAAACATTATGAAACACCACCAGGAAGCATTGTGAGAGGGGTTTAA
- a CDS encoding DUF4248 domain-containing protein, whose amino-acid sequence MNELLPRYGAMTHNELAELYLPHLQPATARRTLHRWIARNSALCAELAATGYSIRTSLLTPAQVALVIRYLGEP is encoded by the coding sequence ATGAACGAACTACTACCCCGCTACGGGGCCATGACCCACAATGAGCTGGCAGAGCTATACCTGCCACATTTGCAACCCGCCACCGCCCGCCGCACGCTGCACCGATGGATAGCCAGAAACAGTGCCTTGTGCGCCGAGCTCGCCGCTACGGGATACAGCATCCGCACATCCCTGCTCACCCCCGCACAAGTGGCGCTGGTGATACGGTATTTGGGGGAGCCGTGA
- the prmA gene encoding 50S ribosomal protein L11 methyltransferase: MKYLEFIFHTNPCNEAITDVLSAVLGETGFESFIESEGGLTAYVQQNLFNERAVKEAIACFPIEKVDIKYSWSEAEDKDWNEEWEKNFFQPIIIDNRCVIHSTFHHDVPAAEYDIVINPQMAFGTGHHETTSLIISELLEANLTDKSLLDMGCGTSILTILARMRGAHPITAIDIDLWCVNNSKENLALNGITDVTVEQGDATSLKGKEPFDVVIANINRNILLNDMEAYVTCMKLGAELYMSGFYTQDIPMIRETAERLGLHFVHNKEKNNWASVKFYKKS; encoded by the coding sequence ATGAAATATTTAGAATTTATTTTTCATACAAATCCTTGCAACGAAGCAATAACCGATGTTTTATCTGCTGTTTTGGGCGAAACCGGATTTGAAAGTTTTATTGAATCCGAAGGTGGATTAACGGCATACGTTCAGCAAAATTTGTTTAACGAACGGGCAGTAAAAGAAGCCATCGCCTGTTTCCCTATCGAAAAAGTGGATATAAAATATTCATGGTCAGAAGCGGAAGATAAAGACTGGAACGAAGAATGGGAAAAGAATTTCTTTCAGCCGATAATAATAGATAATAGATGTGTTATTCACAGTACATTCCATCACGACGTTCCGGCGGCGGAATATGATATTGTAATTAATCCGCAAATGGCCTTCGGAACAGGGCACCACGAAACAACGAGCCTCATTATCAGCGAGTTGCTGGAAGCTAACCTGACAGATAAATCGTTGCTCGATATGGGATGCGGCACTTCCATTCTTACTATTCTGGCTCGTATGCGCGGCGCACATCCCATCACAGCCATCGATATTGATTTGTGGTGCGTTAACAACTCCAAAGAGAATCTTGCTTTAAACGGAATAACAGATGTAACGGTAGAACAGGGCGATGCAACGAGCTTAAAAGGCAAGGAGCCGTTTGATGTCGTGATTGCCAACATAAATCGGAACATTTTACTCAATGACATGGAAGCATACGTAACTTGCATGAAGCTTGGTGCCGAGCTTTACATGAGTGGTTTTTACACGCAAGACATCCCGATGATAAGAGAAACCGCCGAAAGACTCGGCCTACACTTTGTGCACAACAAAGAAAAGAACAACTGGGCTTCTGTGAAATTCTACAAGAAGAGTTGA
- a CDS encoding helix-turn-helix transcriptional regulator — MHKYCIFKITASDIMRHIRVFDLRGYNISQAYVANQIGISPNTVNRIETGRSLNWSTLKKIFTFYCYYKGIREAYSDIFYKLERTDSFTDEDLNMLESGYAVGLKVSDYSRDIYNQAVEASLVDYRKLMLPYVSLEKSR; from the coding sequence ATGCACAAGTATTGTATCTTTAAAATTACTGCTTCGGATATTATGAGGCACATTAGGGTTTTTGATCTACGTGGTTATAATATCTCTCAGGCCTATGTGGCTAACCAGATAGGTATATCACCAAACACAGTAAACCGCATTGAAACGGGTAGAAGTTTAAACTGGAGTACGTTGAAGAAAATATTTACTTTTTATTGCTATTATAAAGGCATAAGAGAGGCTTATAGTGATATTTTCTATAAATTGGAAAGAACTGATTCTTTTACGGACGAAGATTTGAACATGTTAGAATCAGGCTACGCTGTAGGGCTTAAGGTGTCTGATTACAGTAGAGATATTTATAATCAGGCTGTGGAGGCTTCTCTGGTCGATTATAGGAAACTGATGTTACCCTACGTTTCACTTGAGAAAAGCAGATAA
- a CDS encoding helix-turn-helix domain-containing protein, with amino-acid sequence MKELDLQYPTCPIRNVLSRFSDKWSLLVLCELFPDKIMRYGEIKNAIPDISQKMLTNALKNLEKSHLIKRKAYAEIPPRVEYSMTEMGKSLMPAIQIMINWAQEHFDEVTK; translated from the coding sequence ATGAAAGAATTGGATTTACAATACCCGACTTGCCCTATTAGGAATGTACTTAGCCGGTTTAGTGATAAATGGTCGCTATTGGTTTTATGTGAACTGTTTCCTGATAAAATAATGCGTTATGGTGAAATAAAGAATGCCATTCCTGATATTTCACAGAAGATGCTAACCAATGCATTAAAGAATTTAGAAAAATCTCATTTAATAAAAAGGAAAGCCTATGCAGAAATTCCTCCACGTGTAGAATATTCTATGACGGAAATGGGTAAAAGCCTTATGCCTGCCATACAGATAATGATTAATTGGGCGCAGGAACATTTCGATGAGGTTACTAAGTGA
- a CDS encoding DUF4373 domain-containing protein — MARPEKKGLDYFPLDVDFLQDRKMRRITRLHGTLGLAVIINLYCKIYHENGYYLLWDEDICYDICEEVNTETPLQVQTVVDSCLQVGLFSAELYEHHRILTSAAVQRRFLLCSARRTSVCIAAAFNLISTPSATGSNEKPANRAEVQQVIFSEATDIEFQQAETPLMQTETPQTKTKETEKKEKQKEENLPPTPSKNKGDSETMTIEKLKSFFSLPDYALNKKTHNYEGLLERLYSIGVHSREDLDGILRLSRYGEIGHPVWSIIVNGRWAGEKKPINAPGKYIIKVLLNLLKTPKP; from the coding sequence ATGGCACGTCCGGAGAAAAAAGGATTAGATTATTTTCCACTCGATGTAGATTTTCTGCAAGATCGCAAAATGCGTCGCATCACCCGCCTTCACGGCACACTAGGCTTGGCCGTTATTATAAACTTATACTGCAAAATTTATCACGAAAACGGTTACTACCTTCTGTGGGACGAAGATATCTGTTACGACATCTGCGAAGAGGTGAACACCGAAACCCCTCTACAAGTACAAACGGTGGTAGACTCCTGCCTTCAGGTAGGGCTTTTCAGCGCCGAACTCTACGAGCATCACCGCATCCTCACCTCGGCTGCCGTGCAACGCCGCTTCCTGCTATGCTCGGCTCGCAGAACCTCCGTCTGCATTGCCGCAGCATTCAATCTTATCAGCACGCCCTCTGCCACCGGTAGCAACGAAAAGCCGGCAAACAGGGCCGAAGTGCAACAAGTCATTTTTTCAGAGGCAACGGATATTGAGTTTCAGCAAGCAGAAACCCCGTTAATGCAAACAGAAACGCCACAAACAAAAACAAAGGAAACAGAAAAGAAAGAAAAGCAAAAAGAAGAAAACCTTCCCCCTACCCCCTCCAAAAATAAAGGGGATTCAGAAACCATGACGATAGAGAAGTTGAAGAGTTTTTTCTCTTTGCCGGACTATGCCCTGAACAAGAAAACACACAACTACGAAGGCTTGTTGGAGCGCCTCTACAGCATCGGCGTGCACAGTCGGGAAGATCTGGATGGCATTCTCCGCCTTTCGCGCTACGGCGAAATAGGCCATCCGGTGTGGAGCATCATCGTTAACGGCCGCTGGGCAGGCGAGAAAAAGCCCATCAACGCCCCCGGAAAATACATCATCAAAGTGCTGCTTAACCTGCTAAAAACCCCAAAACCATGA
- a CDS encoding DUF6108 family protein — protein sequence MNKAIRTILIISLLAAATAMHAQQGLQIAGVFQKYSKQKGVTMVELSNEMLETYEMTLYKSITFKDAEEAMPYILHCLEADKKKARKVKEVMAGGEIESGYYQLPQVKEDINRFILFKTGKKGTATLIYIEGELDADDLVTMLFMKKN from the coding sequence ATGAATAAAGCCATTCGAACAATACTGATAATCTCACTGCTTGCCGCGGCAACAGCCATGCACGCACAGCAAGGATTGCAGATAGCCGGCGTATTTCAAAAATACAGCAAGCAAAAAGGGGTGACGATGGTAGAGCTATCTAACGAAATGCTCGAAACCTACGAAATGACCCTCTACAAAAGCATCACCTTTAAAGACGCTGAAGAAGCAATGCCCTACATACTGCATTGCCTGGAGGCCGACAAGAAGAAAGCCCGAAAGGTGAAAGAAGTGATGGCCGGCGGAGAAATAGAATCGGGGTACTACCAATTGCCTCAGGTAAAAGAAGACATCAACCGCTTTATCCTCTTTAAAACGGGGAAAAAAGGCACGGCCACGCTCATCTATATCGAAGGGGAGCTGGATGCCGACGATCTGGTTACGATGCTGTTTATGAAGAAAAATTAA
- a CDS encoding NAD(P)-binding domain-containing protein — translation MKVAVIGTGNVAQALINGLISEGYEVKVGSRSSEKGSENIAKLKESHSNVSITSYVKAVEFGDIVVLPVPGASLVDVIQEIGVQQFEGKILWDITNAFSADAPANGVIKLITTPDESLAEKVQKLLPSTHVVKAMNTVGAHLMYKPALGENGTIFLAGNDDQAKEKISGIAKNLGWESYDAGKIESSRALEYMGQLYVAQGILYNGWSSTFKYVK, via the coding sequence ATGAAAGTAGCAGTAATTGGAACAGGAAATGTCGCACAGGCTTTGATAAACGGATTAATCAGCGAAGGTTACGAGGTCAAAGTGGGCTCACGCAGTTCAGAAAAAGGCAGTGAGAATATCGCTAAACTGAAAGAATCACATAGTAATGTCAGTATTACAAGTTATGTTAAGGCTGTAGAATTCGGGGATATTGTGGTATTGCCCGTTCCCGGTGCATCTTTGGTAGATGTAATACAGGAAATCGGAGTTCAGCAATTCGAAGGGAAAATACTTTGGGATATTACCAATGCTTTTTCGGCAGATGCTCCTGCTAACGGAGTCATCAAATTAATAACAACTCCTGATGAATCACTCGCTGAAAAAGTTCAGAAACTACTTCCTTCAACCCATGTTGTTAAGGCTATGAATACGGTAGGTGCACACCTGATGTACAAACCTGCCCTTGGCGAGAACGGAACGATTTTCCTTGCCGGAAACGACGATCAGGCAAAAGAAAAAATTTCAGGGATTGCTAAAAATCTCGGATGGGAATCTTATGATGCAGGAAAGATTGAATCTTCGCGTGCATTAGAATACATGGGACAGCTATATGTTGCACAAGGTATTCTTTACAATGGATGGAGCAGCACATTCAAATATGTGAAATAA
- a CDS encoding HU family DNA-binding protein, producing the protein MPLFYKATQSSLATKDGSKKWHPRLVKVGKVINTQKIGEMIAEKSSLTAGDVHSVIRNLMTVMREQLMNSRTVKLEGLGTFTVIANTQGKGVDKQEDVASNQIARLRVNFSPEYTRSPGTGGITRALYAGVEYERWAGTAAAETPEEGDGNDGNGGGNEEDPNA; encoded by the coding sequence ATGCCTTTATTTTACAAAGCAACGCAAAGTTCGTTGGCAACAAAAGATGGATCAAAAAAGTGGCACCCACGCCTGGTGAAAGTGGGAAAAGTGATCAACACACAGAAAATAGGTGAAATGATTGCCGAGAAGTCATCGCTAACCGCAGGAGATGTGCACAGTGTGATTCGCAACCTGATGACAGTGATGCGCGAACAACTGATGAACAGCCGCACAGTGAAGTTGGAAGGGCTGGGTACGTTTACCGTAATAGCAAATACTCAAGGCAAGGGTGTGGATAAACAGGAGGATGTAGCTTCAAACCAGATTGCGAGGTTGCGCGTTAACTTCAGTCCCGAATATACACGCTCGCCCGGAACAGGCGGCATAACCAGAGCGCTGTACGCCGGTGTGGAGTACGAACGCTGGGCAGGTACGGCTGCCGCAGAGACACCGGAAGAGGGTGATGGTAATGATGGTAATGGTGGTGGAAACGAAGAAGATCCAAACGCATGA
- a CDS encoding nucleoside deaminase, translated as MTKEELMRKAIALSKENVENGGGPFGAVIAKDGKIIATGVNRVTASCDPTAHAEVSAIRSAATQLGTFNLSGYEIYTSCEPCPMCLGAIYWARLDKMYYANNKSDAKSIGFDDSFIYDELDLKPAERKLPSEILLPDEAIKAFEMWAKKDDKIEY; from the coding sequence ATGACGAAAGAAGAACTGATGAGGAAAGCCATTGCGCTCTCCAAAGAAAATGTAGAAAACGGAGGTGGCCCTTTTGGAGCTGTGATAGCCAAAGACGGGAAAATCATTGCCACCGGCGTAAATCGTGTTACCGCCTCGTGCGACCCCACTGCACATGCCGAAGTAAGCGCCATACGCTCCGCCGCCACCCAACTGGGCACTTTTAATTTGAGCGGATACGAAATATATACCTCGTGCGAACCCTGCCCCATGTGCCTGGGGGCTATTTATTGGGCTCGGCTGGACAAGATGTACTATGCCAACAACAAAAGCGATGCAAAAAGCATCGGCTTTGACGATTCTTTTATTTACGATGAGCTCGATTTAAAACCAGCAGAAAGAAAATTACCTTCGGAAATATTGCTCCCCGACGAAGCCATCAAAGCTTTTGAAATGTGGGCAAAAAAGGACGATAAAATAGAATACTAA
- a CDS encoding transposase, with translation MDRNSQEYQLMREKALTQLRSGESLTGKDGAFGPLLKEFLETALEGEMSSHLDESERQIGNKRNGRGSKRVKTMAGEINIVTPEDRHSSFRPEILK, from the coding sequence ATGGATAGAAACAGTCAAGAGTACCAGTTAATGCGCGAAAAGGCATTAACACAACTTCGCAGTGGGGAATCACTCACAGGAAAGGATGGCGCCTTTGGGCCCTTGTTAAAAGAGTTTTTAGAAACCGCTTTAGAAGGCGAGATGTCCTCTCATCTGGATGAGTCAGAGCGTCAGATTGGGAATAAGCGTAATGGTCGAGGCAGTAAGCGGGTTAAAACGATGGCCGGGGAGATCAACATAGTGACTCCTGAGGATCGCCACAGCAGTTTTAGGCCAGAGATCCTAAAGTGA
- a CDS encoding TonB-dependent receptor: protein MKKIITLAAFALLIAGSAGAQTVYDAAKLTDKDLNGTARFVGMGGAMGALGGDISTIGTNPAGIGIYRSNDVMGTMGFSTMGTESSYDGKTVNSDRNRFTFDNVGIVFSTKIGNETPLRYVNFGFNYHRSKSFYKNMSMEGLMNTGPAPDNLILSQVNQISSQANHTTSELGDADSFLDNNVGWLSALGWQGYLIDKDGNGYKPILPNVPYSNFFSKESGGIDEYDFNVALNLNDRAYLGLTIGAYDVNYSKYSSYDEDYGNGEGYNLQSWNNISGSGFDIKLGAIVRPFEELPLRIGAAIHTPTFYKLTLATSARLESDVFLNDEATTTPVNVDTYDALDNRDMSRDFDLQTPWKYNLSLGYTVGNNLALGAEYEYEDYSSMKFRDPDNGSSWFDYENSTVKDMTKGVSTFRIGAEYKVVPEFAFRLGYNHIAAALKTDAYKDLPYNSINTDTDFANAASSNNYTVGIGYRGNVFYSDLAYQYSTYKEDFYPFDELYLNPTKVTNTRSQVLLTLGMRF from the coding sequence ATGAAAAAGATAATTACTCTAGCGGCATTTGCCTTATTAATAGCTGGAAGTGCCGGTGCGCAAACCGTGTATGATGCTGCTAAGCTTACAGATAAAGATTTGAACGGAACAGCCCGTTTCGTTGGTATGGGAGGTGCCATGGGAGCCCTCGGCGGCGATATTTCCACTATAGGTACCAATCCTGCCGGTATAGGTATTTATCGCAGCAACGATGTGATGGGGACCATGGGTTTCTCTACTATGGGCACTGAAAGTTCTTACGACGGCAAAACGGTGAATTCCGACAGGAATCGTTTTACATTTGATAATGTGGGCATTGTGTTTTCTACTAAGATAGGCAATGAAACTCCGCTACGATATGTAAATTTCGGCTTTAATTACCATCGTTCCAAATCGTTTTATAAAAACATGTCGATGGAAGGACTGATGAATACGGGCCCTGCCCCTGACAATCTAATTCTATCTCAGGTTAATCAGATATCAAGCCAGGCTAACCATACTACTTCCGAGTTGGGAGATGCTGATTCTTTTCTCGACAATAACGTGGGTTGGCTGTCTGCACTTGGATGGCAGGGCTATTTAATTGATAAAGATGGTAATGGCTATAAACCGATATTACCGAATGTTCCTTATTCAAATTTCTTTTCTAAAGAGTCCGGCGGAATTGATGAATACGATTTTAATGTTGCATTGAATCTGAATGATCGTGCCTATCTGGGACTCACCATTGGTGCTTATGACGTGAATTATTCTAAATACTCCAGTTATGATGAAGATTACGGCAATGGTGAAGGATATAATTTGCAAAGCTGGAATAATATCAGCGGGTCTGGTTTCGATATCAAGCTAGGAGCAATAGTCCGTCCTTTTGAAGAATTGCCTTTGCGCATTGGGGCTGCCATACATACCCCTACATTTTATAAACTGACACTGGCCACCAGCGCCCGGTTAGAATCGGATGTGTTTTTAAACGATGAGGCGACTACAACTCCGGTAAATGTAGATACGTATGATGCACTCGACAACAGAGACATGTCTCGTGATTTTGATTTGCAAACTCCATGGAAATACAACTTGAGTTTGGGGTATACCGTAGGCAATAATCTTGCCTTAGGGGCAGAGTATGAATATGAAGATTACTCTTCCATGAAGTTTCGTGATCCCGATAACGGAAGTTCTTGGTTTGATTACGAGAACAGTACGGTCAAAGATATGACGAAAGGTGTAAGCACATTCCGTATCGGTGCAGAGTACAAAGTAGTTCCTGAGTTTGCATTCCGTTTAGGATATAATCACATTGCCGCTGCTTTAAAGACTGATGCATACAAGGATCTTCCTTATAATTCGATTAATACGGATACCGATTTTGCTAATGCTGCTTCCAGCAATAATTACACAGTAGGAATAGGCTATCGTGGCAACGTTTTTTATAGCGATCTGGCTTATCAATACAGCACATATAAAGAAGATTTTTATCCGTTTGATGAACTTTATCTCAATCCTACCAAAGTAACAAATACCCGAAGTCAGGTGTTATTAACTTTAGGCATGCGTTTCTAA
- a CDS encoding smalltalk protein has translation MSTKKSVWDIVLKVIIAVASAIAGALGSQTIL, from the coding sequence ATGAGCACCAAGAAGTCGGTATGGGACATTGTCCTGAAAGTAATCATAGCAGTGGCCAGCGCCATAGCCGGTGCACTGGGGTCGCAAACCATTTTGTAG
- a CDS encoding rhamnogalacturonan acetylesterase — MKVLKLSLFVALMLLTMPVSAQITGEDLLGLKSGADPKTERRGVIPGSSRKEGRPVVFIVGDSTVKNGRDDGSNHQWGWGHFFSDMVDTTKVSVENHALGGRSSRSFITEGLWDKVLSAVRPGDYVLVQFGHNDGGSLNMGRARASLKGYNDNDTTVVMELTGKAETVHSFGWYMRKYAKDVKAKKATPILLSHIPRNMFTNKDSVAVIRNTESYGLWTKKAAEMESVPYVDLNKLIADKLDRIGKDSIQTLYYGDHTHTSMAGAILNARTVAEGISGLKNCGLKEAMKK, encoded by the coding sequence ATGAAAGTATTAAAGCTTAGTCTTTTTGTAGCACTCATGCTACTGACAATGCCTGTTTCTGCCCAAATTACCGGTGAAGATCTGTTGGGTCTCAAATCGGGCGCTGATCCTAAAACCGAAAGACGCGGGGTTATTCCCGGATCATCCAGAAAGGAAGGTCGCCCTGTTGTTTTTATCGTAGGCGATTCTACCGTGAAAAATGGAAGAGACGATGGTAGTAACCACCAATGGGGCTGGGGACATTTCTTTAGTGATATGGTTGACACAACAAAAGTATCGGTAGAGAACCATGCACTGGGTGGACGCAGTAGCCGTTCATTCATTACCGAAGGCCTTTGGGACAAAGTTCTGTCGGCTGTTAGGCCGGGAGATTACGTATTGGTGCAGTTTGGCCACAACGACGGTGGTTCGCTCAACATGGGCCGCGCCCGTGCCTCCTTAAAGGGTTACAACGATAATGACACTACCGTTGTGATGGAACTTACCGGCAAAGCAGAAACGGTTCATTCTTTTGGCTGGTATATGCGGAAATATGCTAAAGATGTTAAAGCCAAAAAAGCGACTCCGATTCTGCTATCGCACATTCCCCGCAACATGTTTACCAACAAAGACAGTGTGGCTGTTATCCGAAACACTGAAAGTTACGGGCTGTGGACGAAAAAAGCGGCTGAAATGGAGAGCGTGCCTTATGTTGATTTGAATAAGCTGATAGCTGATAAGCTGGACAGAATAGGCAAAGATTCCATTCAAACATTGTATTATGGCGATCATACCCATACGTCGATGGCAGGAGCCATATTAAACGCACGGACTGTTGCCGAAGGCATTTCGGGATTAAAGAATTGCGGGCTCAAAGAGGCTATGAAAAAATAG
- a CDS encoding outer membrane beta-barrel protein produces the protein MKRIIFMLLILAPIAGMAQETNKRDTTLFVNGRKLTIKEHEGKIKVKLYEETSHGDTIENDQIFEGVYLDGQSIERRMALSIPFTKKKYRGRFEPHYAGLYFGYGNLASGLRLKNAAGIDLVASKSWEIGINLFQGSLVLTPDHHWGLVSGLGYGYNSFRIDGNKAFQREDGVTKLISAPDNVTYSQSRLRYNSFRIPLLLEWQQRFGNKGPLFASLGGEAEIRCWINSKVKVDDHEKTLDKNLNIHPVGINLLAQAGYDNWGVYLRYSAFNMFEKDKGPELHPVTFGLVWHW, from the coding sequence ATGAAACGAATCATCTTTATGCTGCTGATACTGGCTCCGATAGCAGGTATGGCACAAGAAACGAACAAGCGGGATACCACTCTCTTTGTAAATGGCCGAAAGTTAACCATCAAAGAGCACGAGGGAAAAATAAAAGTGAAACTCTATGAAGAGACTTCGCACGGAGACACCATCGAGAACGACCAGATATTCGAAGGCGTATACCTCGACGGGCAGAGCATAGAAAGAAGGATGGCGCTAAGCATACCCTTCACCAAGAAAAAATACAGAGGTCGTTTTGAACCACACTATGCAGGTCTGTACTTCGGTTACGGCAATCTGGCCAGCGGACTTAGGCTTAAAAATGCCGCAGGCATAGACCTTGTAGCCTCCAAATCGTGGGAAATAGGCATAAACCTCTTTCAGGGTTCGCTCGTACTCACACCCGACCATCACTGGGGCCTGGTAAGCGGACTGGGCTACGGATATAACTCCTTCCGCATCGACGGCAACAAAGCTTTTCAGCGCGAAGACGGTGTCACAAAACTAATTTCCGCACCCGATAACGTTACCTACAGCCAAAGCAGACTGCGCTATAACTCCTTCCGCATTCCTTTGCTGTTGGAGTGGCAACAAAGATTCGGCAACAAAGGCCCACTGTTCGCCTCTCTGGGCGGTGAAGCCGAAATACGTTGCTGGATAAACTCGAAAGTGAAAGTTGACGACCACGAAAAAACATTGGATAAGAATTTGAATATTCACCCCGTAGGCATCAACCTGCTTGCTCAGGCCGGCTATGACAATTGGGGCGTTTATCTGCGATACTCCGCTTTCAACATGTTCGAAAAAGATAAAGGCCCCGAACTGCACCCGGTAACGTTCGGTTTGGTTTGGCATTGGTAA
- the panB gene encoding 3-methyl-2-oxobutanoate hydroxymethyltransferase: MSTYTEDKRKVTTHQLLEMKQRGEKISMLTAYDYSMAKIIDEAGIDSILVGDSASNTMAGNTTTLPMTLDQMIYHARSVVNGAKRALVVVDMPFGTCSGNPMQSLEAAIRIMQKTGADALKIEGGQEIQEDVKKIIDAGIPVMSHLGLMPQSINKYGTYTVRAKEKKEAQKLVDDCLLMEELGCFAITLEKIPAVLASEITQKVKIPVIGIGAGSGVDGQVLVIHDMMGINKDFSPKFLRRYADLHTVMTVATQNYIRDVKEKAFPNNSESY, encoded by the coding sequence ATGTCAACATACACAGAAGATAAAAGAAAAGTCACAACTCATCAACTTTTAGAAATGAAACAACGTGGAGAAAAAATATCCATGCTTACGGCCTATGACTATTCAATGGCTAAGATAATAGATGAAGCCGGAATCGATTCTATTCTAGTGGGCGATTCAGCTTCCAATACAATGGCGGGTAACACAACAACTCTGCCAATGACACTTGACCAAATGATATATCATGCCCGTTCGGTAGTCAATGGAGCAAAAAGAGCATTGGTTGTAGTTGATATGCCTTTCGGTACGTGTTCCGGAAATCCAATGCAATCATTAGAAGCAGCTATTCGCATAATGCAGAAAACGGGAGCTGATGCCCTTAAAATTGAAGGCGGACAAGAAATACAAGAAGACGTAAAAAAGATAATTGATGCAGGAATACCTGTAATGTCACATTTAGGTTTAATGCCACAATCAATTAATAAATACGGAACTTATACAGTTAGAGCAAAAGAAAAGAAAGAAGCACAAAAACTGGTCGATGACTGTTTGCTGATGGAAGAACTCGGATGTTTTGCAATAACTTTGGAAAAGATTCCCGCAGTACTTGCTTCTGAAATCACACAAAAAGTAAAAATACCTGTAATTGGCATCGGAGCCGGTTCGGGCGTTGACGGTCAGGTGTTGGTGATACATGATATGATGGGTATAAATAAAGATTTTTCTCCTAAATTTTTACGACGATATGCAGACTTGCATACTGTAATGACAGTTGCTACTCAAAATTATATTCGAGATGTAAAAGAAAAAGCTTTTCCAAATAATTCAGAAAGTTATTGA